The window CACGATGGTCACCATCATTGTCAACACTGATAAGGTTTCCATAGTCATCAAAAACGAACTCATGGGTATTTCTGACACCCATTGCAAAAATTTCGAAATCACTCCCGTCAGGATTAGAACGAGCGATTACTCCCCTATTCGGATACTTATGCTCAATCCCATTTTGATCCACTCCATTGAAACCTATATCCCCAATACCCCAATAAACTCTACCGTCAGGTCCCATTTCCAAACCTGACATTCCATGTCCTCCAAAACCAATATGAAGTCCATAGCCATGAGAAATAGAAACTTTCTTGGATGCCAATCCTGTCTTTGGATCCTCACTCACCCGCCACATGTCAGGAGCAGCCCCTACAAATAATTCATCACCATGCTTCATTACTGCACCTGCCACATCTGTCACTTCCTCATATAACTCATCAAATACCAACTGATATTCATCTGCCAAACCATCTCCATCTGTATCTTCAACACGATAAATATGGTCTCTTTCCACAGCCATGTCTTTCCAGTCGTGAAATCCATCCCCATTGACATCTTTTAACCATTCATTTTTATGACTGTTCTCTGGGGACAATTCATCTCGGAGAAATGCACGCTTTTCTTCTATGGTTTGTAATCCGATGGACCTTATTTCCCAATCTTGATGTCTTCTAATATCATGCTCTGAATTTTTCTGTCTATTGGTTCGGCTGTAATACAACCTTCCTTGTTCATCGAAATCAATTGAAATGGGATCAAAAATCATGGAGTCTGATGCCCAAACCTTCACAAACAAACCTGAATCTATTTCAGGCTTCAATTGCTCTTCCAATTCTGCAGCCCACGTTTGGGTTTCTAAAGCGTTAAATTTGGTTATTTTTAGGTCTTGTTCTTCCTTTGAGCCACAACCAAGAAAAATAAAAAAACATCCTATGGAAAAGAAACGCAAAAAAAGAGGGTATTTAACTGTCAATTGCTTCATGGTTTACAATTAATAATTTAGGAAGTCTGCTTTTACTACAATAGAAAAAAACAGAAGGTAAAGGAAAACTATCTTCAAAAATTAAGAATTAGGTCTCCTTTGTTAAGGCATATATCCGATACTATTTTGCAATATATCTTTATATACCAGTCCAGAAATATAAGGAAAAGATTATAAGTGAAAAATTAAATTTTTACAAAGATTAGAATCTACTGTTAATGTCCATTCCTACCCTTTTTAATGGTCAAAGCAAGGTGTGAGGGGTCTCTGAGTTTCTGTTCACAATTATTTAAGGCCCTAAAGTTGTGATAAGCGGTTTTCCAAATTTGTCCCTTCCTAGCATTTTTTAAATCCGGTTGCTTATCTAAGCCACCGGGAAACCATTCTCCATTCTCATGGTCAATTAAATACCGCTGTATGTAACCCCATTGGATTTGGAATTTTTCAAAATAGTTCAATGAATCATCCGGGTAAAGGTCTGCCATAATCAAAAGGCTGTTTAGGCCTTCAGCTTGTGCCCACCAATTCTTTGTATCCTTCATCACTTCAGGCTTCGATTCACCGGGAAAATAATAACCTCCATCGTAAAAACCTCCCACTTCATTATCCCAACCATACCTGAGAGAATGATCTACCATTTTCTTTCCAATCTCCCAAGTTTCATAGTCCTCTTCCAGTCCTAAAACATGAGAGGCTTCCATCATCAAATAAGCCGTTTCTACATCATGTCCATAAGATACATGGTCTATGGAATGATGCTTTTCTATGACATCTCTTCCTTTATCTCTAAAACTTACCGGCTTCCAATCTGGAAATAAAAACAGTTGTAAATACCCCTCTTTTTGTACGATTTTATCCCTAATAATGGCAAGTAATTCTTTAGTTCTCTGTTTTAACAAGGGGTCTTTCCAAACTCCATACAATTCAGTAAAAGCTTCCAATAAATGAATACTACTGTTTTGATCCTTGTACCCAATAGTAGCGGTAGAGGCTGTGTAACTGTCTCGCTTCAAAACTGTACCGTCCAAAGCCAAGGATTGGAAATAACCTCCAAATTGTGGATCATAACTGTGCTCCTCTAGCCAATAAAAGGCCTTCTTAGCCAGTTCTAGTACCTCAGGGTTTGAAGTAACCTTATAATAAGCTGCCAATCCATATATGCCAAAGGCATTGCCATAGGCTGTTTTGGGACCAATTCCACTTGATTTCACTTTTCCTTCCCGACTAAGTAATGTATGAAAACCGCCATTTTCCTTGTCCCAAAACATATCCCTCAAAAACGTAAATCCAAGCTTTGCACCTTCATAATAATGTTTTGTATCGGGACTTCTTTCTATCATTTTAGACAAAGTCCACAAATGTCTGGCTTGTGAAACAATCATCTTGTCCTGATCTTCAGTAGGATTAAATGCAGCATCAAAAGAGCTAATATAACCTCCATATTGGGTATCATAGGCCTTGGGGTACCAGTGATTGATTAATTCATTATTGATGGAGTAAGCCATTTCATCTGCCAATTTAATTCTTTCGGATTTTTGGCCAAGAATTGGTTGTACAAGACAGGTAATCACAATAACTACAAGGGAGAGAAACTTCATGAAATTTTGGGTTTAAATAATTACTTAAATTTAATTTCATTCTTTGGGATTTCCAACAAAGTAAATTTTAAGGCGATAAAGGAAATAAATCTAAAATGGAAAGCCTATTTCAAAACAGTTCAAAGTTGAATAACTGGTTTTTATTTAACTATTTAGTTATTAAACTGGTAAAACAATTGGTAAACTGAAAAACCAGTTGTATATTTATATAAATTTATAATTCGAATCAGTATGGAAAAGTTAACCAAAAAAGAAGAAGAGCTAATGCAAATCCTTTGGCAACTTAAAAAAGCTTTTGTAAAAGACATTGTAGCCAAATACCCGGATCCTAAGCCACATTACAACACCGTTTCATCTCTTATAAGGGTCTTGCAGGAAAAAGGAATCGTTGGATTCAATGCCTATGGAAATACCTACGAATATTATCCTTTACTTAAGAAAGAAGCCTACCGTAAAATTTACATGAAAGAAATTGTTAGCCAATACTTTGACAATTCTTTTCCCAGTGCTGTTGCAGCCTTTGTGAAAGAGGAAGAGTTGGATGAAAAAGAAGTTGAAGAATTGATCAAATTAATACAATCTAAATAAGTTATGGAGGCTCTTTTTATATATTTATTGAAGGTATCGATCTCTACCATTGTAATGTACCTCTCCTACCATTTTTTGCTAAAGAGGTATAAACAATTTTCATTTAACCGCATTTACCTGCTACTTGTTCTCCCATTGTCACATATCATCCCATTGATACAAATACCTGTCAAGGAAGATTTTTCAACAAGCACTGTGCATATCAGCGGAATCAATTCAATTACTTCAAGTTCAAGTGAAATAATTCAGCAAACGAGTCATGATGAAACCTTTAATTGGCTTTTCCTATTGACTTTAATTTATAGTATTGGAATAATAATTGGTCTTGCAAGATTTGTTATAAGCTACTTTCAAGCATATAAGATTTACAAAGCAGCAGAAAGAAACCAAATAGAAGGTCAAACGGTCTATTTATCCGAAAAAAACATTCGCGCTTTTACCTTCATTAATAAGATCATTATTGGGAAAAACATCCTTCATCACCCTGACTTAAAAATGGTAATAGACCATGAAAAGGTGCACCTCAGGGAGAAACATTTCATTGATTTATTTATGATTGAATTGTTATCAGCCTTCCATTGGTATAATCCTGCAACCTATATGCTCAATAAAGCAACTAGATTAAACCTCGAATACCAAGTTGATGCCAAAGTAGTGGAAAAATCGAATATGAGGAAATACCAAATGGCATTGATTTCTATGGTCAGTGATCGAATGGCCTTACCTCAATTCACAGAACTCAATTCTAATAACCTCAAAAACCGTATACTAATGATGAAATCTCCAAACACATCGAAATTTTCAAAATTAAGGAAAATAGGGCTGCTACCTATCTTTCTAATCTTGTTGGCAGGCTTATCTGAAAAAACACCTACAATCGAAGAAAGTGATAGTCTGGAAAAAGAATTAATGGCAACAGAAATCCCATTAGTCAAAGGAAAATCAACTAATAATGAGATTACTACTATAGATGAAATGACTAGGTATTTTTCCAAATCACTAAGGTACCCCGAAGAGGCGAGAAAATTTG of the Cyclobacterium marinum DSM 745 genome contains:
- a CDS encoding AGE family epimerase/isomerase, with product MKFLSLVVIVITCLVQPILGQKSERIKLADEMAYSINNELINHWYPKAYDTQYGGYISSFDAAFNPTEDQDKMIVSQARHLWTLSKMIERSPDTKHYYEGAKLGFTFLRDMFWDKENGGFHTLLSREGKVKSSGIGPKTAYGNAFGIYGLAAYYKVTSNPEVLELAKKAFYWLEEHSYDPQFGGYFQSLALDGTVLKRDSYTASTATIGYKDQNSSIHLLEAFTELYGVWKDPLLKQRTKELLAIIRDKIVQKEGYLQLFLFPDWKPVSFRDKGRDVIEKHHSIDHVSYGHDVETAYLMMEASHVLGLEEDYETWEIGKKMVDHSLRYGWDNEVGGFYDGGYYFPGESKPEVMKDTKNWWAQAEGLNSLLIMADLYPDDSLNYFEKFQIQWGYIQRYLIDHENGEWFPGGLDKQPDLKNARKGQIWKTAYHNFRALNNCEQKLRDPSHLALTIKKGRNGH
- a CDS encoding M56 family metallopeptidase; the encoded protein is MEALFIYLLKVSISTIVMYLSYHFLLKRYKQFSFNRIYLLLVLPLSHIIPLIQIPVKEDFSTSTVHISGINSITSSSSEIIQQTSHDETFNWLFLLTLIYSIGIIIGLARFVISYFQAYKIYKAAERNQIEGQTVYLSEKNIRAFTFINKIIIGKNILHHPDLKMVIDHEKVHLREKHFIDLFMIELLSAFHWYNPATYMLNKATRLNLEYQVDAKVVEKSNMRKYQMALISMVSDRMALPQFTELNSNNLKNRILMMKSPNTSKFSKLRKIGLLPIFLILLAGLSEKTPTIEESDSLEKELMATEIPLVKGKSTNNEITTIDEMTRYFSKSLRYPEEARKFGQVGSVTLYFKINNNGKLTGVYKAQPSGEVYYYPNGSLKRDPFKYKDIVIVGFVSNPLEKPILINESNQHPRLYEECKRVIKDLPILNIEELKGKTVEIEFRFKLK
- a CDS encoding BlaI/MecI/CopY family transcriptional regulator, with amino-acid sequence MEKLTKKEEELMQILWQLKKAFVKDIVAKYPDPKPHYNTVSSLIRVLQEKGIVGFNAYGNTYEYYPLLKKEAYRKIYMKEIVSQYFDNSFPSAVAAFVKEEELDEKEVEELIKLIQSK